In Acidobacteriota bacterium, the following are encoded in one genomic region:
- a CDS encoding DUF1552 domain-containing protein, which yields MMITKTHLPRRTFLRGVGATLALPLLDGMVPAFTPLRLSAAAPVNRLGVVYVPNGVRMDQWTPDATGTGFELKPVMRSLAPHRDKLIVLGGLANKHGDALPGEGAGDHARAAGAFLTGVHPKKTAGADIRAGVSMDQIAARELAQETQLASLELSLDSKEPLGACDPGYSCVYANTLNWRSETTPLPMENNPRVVFERMFGGSGSTDPAARMARMQEDGTILDAVSEKLASLRRSLGARDQRKLDEYTEAIRDVERRIRMAEEQGLNDLSVAMEQPPGIPGSFEEHAKLMYDLQVLAYQADLTRVITFMVAHETSNRAYPEIDVADAHHPLSHHGGDEEKIAKLRRVNAYHGDLFGYYIDRLAATEDGDGSLLDHSMTIYGSGMSNGNTHSHHKLPIMVVGGGAGTLKGDRHVHYDDDPPVTNLFLTLLHKLGVKPESIGDSTGELTELTDL from the coding sequence ATGATGATCACCAAGACCCACCTGCCGCGTCGCACGTTTCTGAGGGGCGTCGGCGCCACGCTGGCCCTGCCGCTGCTCGACGGAATGGTGCCGGCGTTCACTCCGTTGCGGTTGTCGGCCGCCGCGCCGGTCAACCGCCTCGGCGTCGTGTACGTCCCGAACGGTGTCCGGATGGACCAGTGGACGCCCGATGCGACGGGGACCGGCTTCGAACTGAAGCCTGTGATGCGGTCCCTTGCGCCGCATCGCGACAAGCTCATCGTCCTGGGCGGGCTCGCCAACAAGCACGGCGATGCGCTGCCGGGCGAGGGAGCGGGCGACCACGCGCGCGCCGCGGGCGCGTTCCTGACCGGCGTGCACCCGAAGAAGACGGCGGGGGCCGACATTCGCGCCGGCGTCTCGATGGATCAGATCGCCGCGCGCGAGCTGGCCCAGGAGACGCAGCTTGCCTCGCTGGAGTTGTCGCTCGACTCGAAGGAGCCGCTCGGGGCGTGCGACCCCGGCTATTCCTGCGTCTACGCCAACACCCTCAACTGGCGGAGCGAAACGACGCCGCTGCCCATGGAGAACAACCCGCGCGTTGTCTTCGAGCGGATGTTCGGCGGCAGCGGGTCAACCGACCCGGCGGCCCGCATGGCGCGCATGCAGGAGGACGGAACGATTCTGGACGCCGTCTCCGAGAAGCTCGCCAGCCTGCGTCGCTCGCTCGGCGCTCGCGACCAGCGGAAGCTGGACGAATACACCGAGGCGATCCGCGACGTGGAGCGCCGCATCCGGATGGCGGAGGAGCAGGGCCTGAACGATCTGTCGGTCGCGATGGAGCAGCCCCCCGGCATTCCCGGCTCGTTCGAGGAGCACGCGAAGCTCATGTACGACCTGCAGGTGCTCGCCTACCAGGCCGACCTCACGCGCGTGATCACCTTCATGGTGGCGCACGAGACGAGCAACCGGGCCTACCCGGAGATCGATGTCGCCGACGCCCATCACCCGCTGTCGCACCACGGCGGTGACGAGGAGAAAATCGCCAAGCTGCGGCGCGTCAACGCGTACCACGGCGACCTGTTCGGCTACTACATCGACCGGCTTGCCGCGACCGAGGATGGCGACGGTTCGCTGCTCGATCACTCGATGACCATCTATGGCAGCGGCATGAGCAACGGCAACACGCACAGCCACCACAAGCTGCCGATCATGGTGGTGGGAGGCGGCGCCGGCACACTCAAGGGCGATCGCCACGTCCACTACGACGACGACCCGCCGGTGACGAACCTCTTCCTGACGCTGTTGCACAAGCTGGGGGTCAAGCCGGAGTCGATCGGCGACAGCACCGGCGAGCTCACCGAGTTGACGGACCTCTGA